CATTTAGATCGAgatccatgaaaataaaatagggtAGTTTTTTTTTGAACAACTCAATCGGAAGGACGATGATATTTATGACACATACGCGTGCCATGTCActattgtgacacggcttaaaggtcgcatgttgcgacctttatcatttccgCAATCGAAAATAACTGTTTTAATGGATTGTCCACTGTTATAGGAGATTTAATACTTTTCAAACTTGTACATTTTTCACACACCAAAAGTCCAAAACCCATTTTCACACACCCTCTCTTTTCTTTATAATCATATGAACATTTATGGTATAATATCACCTTTTCTCAAATCTTTTGTTCATAAAACGTGGAAATACATCTAATTCATTCAAATTATAGTACCACGTAATCAAATTGCTTAACTTTTTAAAATCACACAACCCATATGTGATTATTAAATTCGAATATAGTAAAGACCTTATTCAATTTGCTTTGTGTTTTATCGATGTCAACTAGCTTAATTGGTTAAAATCTAAGGTGACAGTACATACCCAAGACCATAGACCCTCTCTTGATCTACACACACAAACACGTGTTTTGTCTCCTAATCACCAAGGATCAGTTCAATCCCCTACATTTAATACCACATACTAACATAGTAAGTAAGTAACAtacatgaaaaaaaaaaccattataTATATCCGCCTTGCACCATTGCACCCGGTACGTGACCCAGTCCACTTGCACGTCTATTAAGGAGaggtaaaaaaaagaaaaaaaaaaagaatccaagagagagagaaaatggaggcACCATTGCTGATCAACGGCGGCAGCATTGAGAGGTTGAAGGCGGAAAATGGAGACTACGCGGCGGTGAAGAGCGTAAGCGAGGCGGTGTCGGTGTTTAAGGAGGAGTCGGGAATGCTATGGAAGATAGCAGCTTCGTTAGTTTTTAACATAATTTGTACGTACGCCACTGGTTCTCTTACCAATATTTTTGCAGGGCATCTTGGGGAGCTTGAGCTTTCTGCTGTTTCCATTTCCATGTCCGTTATCAACACCTTCTCCTTCGGATTCCTGGTCTTTTTTCTCTCCTTCAACTATTATTTCCTCGCTCGATCATttcgttttttttaattacaaGATTCCAACATTTGAATGTCGTTAATATTTGCAACTAGCCTAAGATgtcattattttattaatttactAGATTTTAGCTCGTGCGAATGCACGAATTCTaaaaaattgttaagttaaaataaaacttttaTATATACAAACtgctatatttatatatattagattagatttttttttttttttggatttccattttagatttattttttaattattagaatgtttgattttggatgaaattgtatatgtgtaatattaataattaattaataaaaacattTACGTGgcgcctaattatttatctacgtgacactcgacttttttaattcaaaaataatttcaaaatattatttttcattggccgaaaacaTTAGATTTCATACGTGgcactctaatattggattagtgtttgattttagattgaattttattttagattagtgtttgattttggatgacttttattttttattagtgtttgattttggatgaattttattttagatttatcttttaattattatagtttttttttttattttggatggagttgtatattagtaattaattaattaaaatatctatgtggcacctaattaattatctatgtgacacttgattttttttaattcaaaaataaattagaaatcttacttttcattggccgaaaccaaccgtaatcctaggtggcgctctaatatttcagcaaacagcgcgtctcctgtgagaccagtcacaccatcaacttgatggtgtgacgagcgctaaaactataaaaaaaagtaacagatctaaactatagaagtaacatacctaaactaaaaaagtacctcctctaaaattatataaaaaaaagtaacatgtctaaactatagaagtaacatacctaaactaaaaatgtacctcccctaaaactattctgtataaaaaaaagtaacatgtctaaactatagaagtaacatacctaaactaaaaaagtacctcatctaaaattatataaaaaaaagagtaacatgtctaaactatagaagtaacatacctaaactaaaaaaaatacctcctctaaaattagtaaaaaaaaagtaacatgtctaaactatagaagtaacatacctaaactaagaaggtatctccctaaaactactccgtatatgtctaaactatagaagtaacatacctaaactaagaaggtatctcccctaaaactactccctataaaaaaagtaacatgtataaactatagaagtaacatacctaaactaaaaaaagtatctcctctaattttttttttaaaaagtaacatatctaaattatagaagtaacatacctaaattcgcaagtgtgaactggtctcactatcagttgatggtgaagacagtctcatataagaatttggtttcagcaaatatgcatcctttatccatattagatactccctccgtcccggaatacttgacctgttttccttatcgggccgtcccttaatacttgacctgtttctaaaaatggaaatattctaacaatattatattatttctcactccacccctattaacccacctaccccctactccatacaaaaaataattaaaaattcaacccctactctccccaaccccacctcttaactcacctcccactaactacattaaaataatacctcactatcaactactacctattaaattaaataagtcaattcaagtgtcttaaactctgtgtcggtcaaaccgggtcgagtattccgggacggagggagtagattgttttagtatgtttaAGATTATTTTAAAGGTAATGTCAGTATGTCACCTTCGTTACTTTTAAAATGAAGTAAAACCGGAGTACTAACAATTGAAGCCTTCATCCTACTGGCAGCCTGGCAGGCAGGCTATGTAAAACTAATTAAGATCGAAAATGCTAATGCTCGTAAATTGGACAACAAAAATATTGGCTTTGTAGAGTGTGTCCGATGATGTGCCGGGTAatggaataataataataataataataataataatattactcCCTTTATTTCTTAATGTTGTCTATGTTTAGAATCTTACAACTATTTAGAATTAAGACATATCTAAAGGGAAAATATAATCTTAATTATAGGATCTTATTTAACTTGTTCAATGAGTGCTAAGAGTTTAAGAGTATcaattttttagaatttttactaataaaaaattaaagatCTTACTACATTGAAGATGTGAGCAGACAAGTGTGCATAGTTAAAATAGGAAGATTAATTAGAAAATAGAGGCTGCATTAATTAGGAATATATAAAAGGAAGGAAATCAGTAAATGAGAGActgttagaaaataaaaaaaatgaaggaGATCACTTTTGTCCTAGTTtgcaaatttattatttttattttttataaagtaGTGTACATTTTAACGGGAAAATGATTTATTGTTTGAATCAATGAACAATGCTTATGTGtacatttatatttttttaatgtgtATTTATATTAGTgaacctttttcttttttctttcttttgcaGTTTCTGTGAGTACTTAGTTTATTATTGTTTGCCATATATCGTGAAGAAATTCAGACACCACAATGCTTGAACCCATAACCATTAATCCAATAACGCAACATATGATATTTAAgcaatttaaaatatataaattatgtTTATATTAAAACTGTACTACCTACcataattataaattatgtattttaattatttcttatCAAAATAACTATATACTCAGTATACTTACAATTTTTCTGTTTACATTTACATGTTTCTGACAGGTTCATTTACAACTATGTTTTTTTAGCATGACAATTCATTTAACATGTACTTAAAGCTATAGAAAAAAGGAATAATTGGAATTTAAACATAGCAAGCGTCTACTCCACTTTGAATTTAAATTTAGTTTACTAATATATTTAACCAAATTTTATATTCAATTACCttacaaaataaaatataaaaataaattatgcatTTTATCTAATGTTACACGTAAGTATTTAAATatcaaactttttttttatttttaatttaactcaatttttattaAGATTAATTCTCAAATTACGTATAATCACTGGGGCATTGCCCGGGGCAATGGGACATTAACTAGTTTATTTTGATTTCTGTATTGGCATGTACGTATTACGGAAAACATAATATGACATATTTTGCAATTTTGAGAAACTGTTTGGAAAAAAGAAATTGCTAGATAACTAACTAGTATATGTGATAATGAAAAAAGTGTAATctttatgtcaaaaaaaaaaaaaaaaaaaaaaaagtgtaatcTGACCATCTTTTTATTTTAAGTGTAACTTCATTATTTCTAGTATGTTAgccctttttttaaaaattatttttttatgcaGTAACTTTACTAGAAAAATAAttctcaatatttttttttgtttgaaaattgaaatgatgtttttcaTAAATTGATGGAAGaagtttttttccttttgtaaCAAAAATTGATACTAAAAGGGTGTTTATTGAGTTGGATTCTATTACTTCGTATATGCATTTAGGACTATTACCATGGTTTAATAACTTAAAATACATCGAGTTATTGGCAAATAATTTGGTGCACCAATTGGTACTATATTTCATTCTTCCTTGATTTGTCAGCACATCAAGTACGTAAGGAAATATGTTAATGGATATTTAATAAAATGTGGTAAAAATTGCTGTTGAACATTGTAGCTTGGTATGGGGAGCGCACTTGAGACATTATGTGGACAAGCTTTCGGTGCAGGACAAGTTCATATGCTTGGAATTTACCTGCAACGCTCTTGGATTATCCTATTACTCAGCTGTGTTGTACTGATGCCAACTTACATCTTTGCTGCACCATTGTTAAGGCTTCTAGGACAGGATCCTGATGTAGCCGACCTTGCTGGACAGTTCACCTTCCTTACACTACCCTCCGTGTTCTCGTTGGCTATCAATTTTcctactcaaaagttcttacaAGCACAAAGCAAGGTTGATGTAATGGCTTGGATCGGATTTGTTGTTTTGATCGAACATGCTGTACTTCTATGGCTTTTTATTTCTGTATTGGGATGGGGTTTGGAAGGAGCTGCAGCAGCTTACAACATCACAAGATGGGCGACTGCAATTGCCCAAGTTGTATATGTATTTGGTTGGTGTAAGGATGCTTGGAAAGGTTTCTCATGGGCTGCTTTTAAGGACATATGGGCCTTTGTTAGGCTTTCAGTTGCTTCGGctgtcatgctttgccttgaaATCTGGTACATGATGACCATAATGCTTCTTGCTGGTCATCTTCCAAATGCTGTCATTACTATTGGCTCCCTTTCTATCTGGTCAGTTTCAGAACCTCTCTGAGTTATGACTTATGAGTTTATTGTCTATTGGCATTCATGTCATTGTTGAGAAGATGAACAATTGTTGTGTATTGGATCCTCCTACTGATAACTGACTAATTTTCCTAACTAGCTGTTGTTTTAGGAAAAAAGAAGTCACTGATGCAATTCTGTTATTTGTTTTTCAGCATGAATATAAATGGACTACAATTTATGATATTCATTGGAATAAACGCTGCTGTAAGGTAAACGCTTACTCGTTGATGTTCTTACTGTGTTAGACACTAACCTCTTTCAGCTCATTTGTTTAAGGAGTTGGGAAATTGTGTAACGAATCTATACATTAGAAGCTATATATAAGTGGCTTTGGTAAATTAATCTATCCATTCTGAAGCAAGTTTTGTTACTTACTATTAGTGTACGTGTATCAAATGAGCTCGGGTTGCAGCATCCAAGGGCAACCAAATATAGTGTGTACGTTGCAGTCTTCCAGTCTCTAGTCATCGGGCTTATTTGCATGGTCTTTGTCCTGGTTGCTAGAGATTATTTTGCTGTAATTTACACTGACAGCAAGGAATTGCAACAAGCAGTTTCCAAATTAGCCTGGCTTCTTGGTGTGACAATGGTTCTTAATAGTGTTCAGCCTGTCATTTCAGGTATATTTTCGAATGTGGAACTTATCCATAGACTTTTGTACAACTTGTACTTGAGTATGATAAGTTTCTTATCATATCTGTAGGAGTCGCCGTTGGAGGGGGGTGGCAAGCTACTGTGGCAAACATAAATTTAGTGTGCTACTATGTTTTCGGGTTACCTCTTGGATACATTCTCGGCTATGTTGCAGATTTTGGAGTAATGGTACTGAATATCTATCCTTTTCTATTTGCACAAAAGATTATATTTCTTCATTAGCGATTTAACAATCCAAGTTTCTGAAATATGGTTTCATCAATGATAGGGCCTTTGGGGTGGTATGATAGCAGGAACCGTCTTGCAGACACTCATTCTACTCTTCATCCTTTACAAAACGAATTGGAATAAAGAGGTGAGCATGTCAAAGCTGATATATAGTTTGATTTCGCCATAATTCAGAGGTGTATGGAACTGTTACTAACTATGCTGGTATCTTCGGCATGATACCTACAGGTGGAGGAAACAAGCAACAGAATGCAGAAGTGGGGTGGACAAGATATCAACGTAGATAAGAATGGTGCTAAAATATGAGGGAATTTACTGAAAGTGATGTTGTATTTCTGCTCTTGCATCACTTGAGCTTCAGTTAATAATAGATAGTTTAGATTTTTTTAATGGAACTTATGACAGTGAAAAACTATGTTTTTACCTTCCAAACATTACTGAACTGTTGGACGGTACAGGGAATTGCCACAGGCATTGCTTCTCTGAAAAACTCACCAAGATCATTGCCTTTCTTCTTTTTGCTGCAATTTTGTTATTGAAGTAGATGATCTATAATACTTCTGAAACATGTTTCCGGAGTATATCATTCTTGCTATCATTTGGATTTTTCCAGTTTTCCTTTAGTGTAATGTAATGGTACAAATGTCCTTATAAGTTACAAGTTTACAACTGATATAAGCAATAATGATACTAACCTTGGCTCTGTtatcttcaccttattttcacttatttcaggtaagataagataaaataagggccaatataataagataagataagataaaataagataagttcagggtcaataagataagataagggtcaataagataagataagggtcaagttcagataagataagataagataagataagggtcaataagagaagataagataagttcagagccaataagataagataagataagtgaaattcaggtgaagagaacactaCCAGTCTCTGTAGTCTTGTTACGAACAATGCTGACTCTATTCGACTGTAAGTCTCTAACGAATCTGATCATATAACAGATACGCTACAATAATCACATTCTTAAGGTATCATGAAGATTTCACTAGTCAAGAATCAAACTGTCTTAGATAATGTACATTGTAATTAGGTTACAATTGtgtaaatttgtttttttggaaattggacgTGAAATGTATTCATAAGGAAATGAGAATTTGAAGTTAAGATTTGAATTTTGTCACCGATGCATAACTCACGTGCACAGTGCAATGCGCAATGTGCTTTCCCTTCAACGAAAGGGCGACCTTCAAACTTGCGTAGTAGAGGTACTTGAGCAATGCAAAAGTTTGGCGCGATGTTCAGGGGCAAGGTTATCAAAATTGCGATTTTATTCTAAATCGCTAGGGCCTGCCAGAATTAGATTGTAAATTTGAGTTGTAAAATCATAAGATTCTACAAGTTCGTGGAAGTGAGATTTTATGATGATATTTGTAAATTGTTTACCCAATTTTCGATAGAGAACACTTAAAATTAAATTGTTTAGAAACATTTAGTGCTTATGGCGGTCAAACCCCAgattacatttatttatttttggacctaatGAGAAAATTAAGGTCCTAACTCCTAAGCCTAAAAGGGTTGCTTATGATGAGTGGAGTTTGGTTTTAACGGATACTCTTTGTTCCCATCTTTTCCATTGttgcttttctctctcctctccgagCTTGATGAAGGTGATTTCCGTCCGTTTGATGGCCAATTCTTGTGCTTTTTGCCTTCAATCAACGAATTCATGTAAGTGTCCATGAatctttgttcttcatttttttttttgtaagttAAGGCAAAATTGAACTGAGGGTTTTGTCCTATGCACGAACTTGGTTAaattttttgttcattttaGCTTGTACATGTTTGTATACGATGTTGGGTGCATAATGCCACAATTCTTGATGTTTTACGCGATTTTGGGCAAATTTGGACAACTTTTCATGGACCTCTTTGTTAAATCCGAAAATCACCATTGTTGTAGAGCTTATTCTTCCACATATGGATGCTTGTATGTTGTATATTCATGATTGGTGTGTCAAGATTGTATATCCATGAGGTTAAGCTTGAACTTGTTCATGAAATCAGGATAAAAAATATGTTTCTGTATTTGACATTGACTACTGTGCTTGACTTCAATTTGGTTGTTGTGATTATTCTAATTTTGGGTGTTATTGGATGAAAGGAAAGGAGAGGAAACTGCATTATAATTGTGTATATAGGTGATAATTGTTTGATCCCAAAGTACTACGAAATACAGTATATAGTTTGTGGCCTTGATTCTTTGATTTTCATGGCTCGACGTCTAGCAATGTGAGACAAAAATGTTACAGTAGACATTAATGTTGATTATCAGGATGAACTTTAGACTTTAGAGTATTATCCAAAATACAACCTTTAAAAATGGCTGTTGATTTTGGGGATGGTCCTTCTTAAATAATATGAAACCCAAAACAACCATGTTCGATTTAACTATTTCTACTGTGTGCGAATATAGTGAGTTGGATTTTAATGTCTGATTTGTTGTTTCACTTCCTGTGGATAAATAGGATATCCATGGTAATTGGTAAAGATGTAAgcctgagtacttacaaggggAAGGTTCTTCTGATTGTCAATGTCGCTTCCCAATGGTAAGTACGATTCTCAATCCTCTTGCATTTTTTAGTTATCCTccgtctttttttgttttttacgtattccattttgggtgtttcattttgttctttacatttccttttatattatcacataatgcattaacactacaagaaattgattaattacCAACCGCTAAAATTGGTTGGTAAAACGCGAAAAACGGTTGGTAAAAGATTTTGCGACCGCCAACGGTCGCAAAAAAGCGGTCAGTTTTCACCTGGACGGTAATTTAGGAAACTCCAACTGGAAGGCGGTCGCTAAAATTTACCGACAGGATTAGCGACCGCAATAaacagtcactaaattagtgaccgccaagcagtcgctaatttagtgaccgctaaggcagtcgctaatttagcgaccgccttgacggtcactaaattagcgactgctttggcggtcactaatttagtgactgcctaggcggtcactaaattagtgactgccttggtggcggtcactaaattagtgactgccctagcagtcactaaattagtgactgctttGGTGGCGGTCACTAATGTAGTGACTGCCTAGGCGgacactaaattagtgactgccttggtggcggtcactaaattagtgactgcttttgtggcggtcactaaatttgTGACTGCCTTTGCGGTCGGTAATTATGCAAATATCATTTGCAGCCAATTTTGTAAAATCGCATATATACCTGTATTATATGCCTgtataaatattatatatgtacctgTAAATATTATATATGCCTGTATATATACGAATTTATATAAATTCTGTAAAATCGTATGAAACCTGCTCGATGTTATAATATTaaacctgttcaaagtcatacaacaaagattcataatacacataatgttgttcaaacatgttaatacgAAAAGTTATAACTAGTTCAAACTAATACAAGAATACTAACTACCTAACACAAAGGTGTCCCGCCGCCGGTTGGATCTCGAGGGTCCTGCGACTGCGAGAAAGGAAAACCAGTACATTGACTGAACATCCGCTCGTAAGACTCCATTGTCTTTTTCATCTGGGCGGCATGTTCTTCTCTTTCttgtctctccctttctctctcttgtctCTCCCTTTCAATCTCCCTTTGGTGCTCTAGTCGCTCTgcttctctttcttctctctccctttgccTCAAAAGTAGATCGTCCTCCATAGCCTTTAACATctgattttttgttgtttcaagTTCAATGGATTTTTGGGTCAACTGTTGTTGAGTCTCTTCCAATCGAGATGACATTTGGGAATAAATAGATGGGGTGTATGAGCTAGAAGAACTACCACCCCTTCTAGATGGTGCAAAGTATAGAGAGTCTCCACTCCCTAGCCCGGGGAcctttcccttctttctccCACCTACTGTCTCAAAGTAGATTTGGTTGGGATCTTTAGCAATGCCTTTTTCAACACCTTCAGCAACATTTTTTTCATAGTTTTCCTACAAGAATTAAAATGATTATCAACCATGCATAACAAATATATTAAATTGAGCacatttaaacttaaaacatatgTAGGCTAAATAAGACAtattcggtcccatttttcaactaaatcacgtaggggctgattttaaacttaaaacatgtttcataagctttgttttcacttgctaagtcacattcaaacgtagttactcacatctaaggcctatttggtcggtaTAGgttatattt
This genomic stretch from Spinacia oleracea cultivar Varoflay chromosome 3, BTI_SOV_V1, whole genome shotgun sequence harbors:
- the LOC110789074 gene encoding protein DETOXIFICATION 35-like isoform X1, with the protein product MEAPLLINGGSIERLKAENGDYAAVKSVSEAVSVFKEESGMLWKIAASLVFNIICTYATGSLTNIFAGHLGELELSAVSISMSVINTFSFGFLLGMGSALETLCGQAFGAGQVHMLGIYLQRSWIILLLSCVVLMPTYIFAAPLLRLLGQDPDVADLAGQFTFLTLPSVFSLAINFPTQKFLQAQSKVDVMAWIGFVVLIEHAVLLWLFISVLGWGLEGAAAAYNITRWATAIAQVVYVFGWCKDAWKGFSWAAFKDIWAFVRLSVASAVMLCLEIWYMMTIMLLAGHLPNAVITIGSLSICMNINGLQFMIFIGINAAVSVRVSNELGLQHPRATKYSVYVAVFQSLVIGLICMVFVLVARDYFAVIYTDSKELQQAVSKLAWLLGVTMVLNSVQPVISGVAVGGGWQATVANINLVCYYVFGLPLGYILGYVADFGVMGLWGGMIAGTVLQTLILLFILYKTNWNKEVEETSNRMQKWGGQDINVDKNGAKI
- the LOC110789074 gene encoding protein DETOXIFICATION 35-like isoform X3; protein product: MQIELGMGSALETLCGQAFGAGQVHMLGIYLQRSWIILLLSCVVLMPTYIFAAPLLRLLGQDPDVADLAGQFTFLTLPSVFSLAINFPTQKFLQAQSKVDVMAWIGFVVLIEHAVLLWLFISVLGWGLEGAAAAYNITRWATAIAQVVYVFGWCKDAWKGFSWAAFKDIWAFVRLSVASAVMLCLEIWYMMTIMLLAGHLPNAVITIGSLSICMNINGLQFMIFIGINAAVSVRVSNELGLQHPRATKYSVYVAVFQSLVIGLICMVFVLVARDYFAVIYTDSKELQQAVSKLAWLLGVTMVLNSVQPVISGVAVGGGWQATVANINLVCYYVFGLPLGYILGYVADFGVMGLWGGMIAGTVLQTLILLFILYKTNWNKEVEETSNRMQKWGGQDINVDKNGAKI
- the LOC110789074 gene encoding protein DETOXIFICATION 35-like isoform X2, translated to MSVINTFSFGFLLGMGSALETLCGQAFGAGQVHMLGIYLQRSWIILLLSCVVLMPTYIFAAPLLRLLGQDPDVADLAGQFTFLTLPSVFSLAINFPTQKFLQAQSKVDVMAWIGFVVLIEHAVLLWLFISVLGWGLEGAAAAYNITRWATAIAQVVYVFGWCKDAWKGFSWAAFKDIWAFVRLSVASAVMLCLEIWYMMTIMLLAGHLPNAVITIGSLSICMNINGLQFMIFIGINAAVSVRVSNELGLQHPRATKYSVYVAVFQSLVIGLICMVFVLVARDYFAVIYTDSKELQQAVSKLAWLLGVTMVLNSVQPVISGVAVGGGWQATVANINLVCYYVFGLPLGYILGYVADFGVMGLWGGMIAGTVLQTLILLFILYKTNWNKEVEETSNRMQKWGGQDINVDKNGAKI